A section of the Amycolatopsis sp. AA4 genome encodes:
- a CDS encoding phosphoribosyl-ATP diphosphatase — MKTFDELFAELAERARTRPDGSGTVAALDAGVHAQGKKVLEEAGEVWIAAEHESDERLSEEISQLLYRVQVLMLGRGISTEDVYRYL, encoded by the coding sequence GTGAAGACCTTCGATGAGCTGTTCGCGGAGCTTGCCGAGCGCGCGCGTACCCGTCCCGACGGGTCCGGCACCGTCGCCGCACTGGACGCCGGAGTGCACGCCCAGGGCAAGAAGGTGCTCGAAGAGGCGGGCGAGGTGTGGATCGCCGCCGAGCATGAATCCGACGAGCGGCTGTCGGAGGAGATCTCGCAACTGCTGTACCGGGTGCAGGTGCTCATGCTCGGCCGGGGAATCTCGACCGAGGACGTGTACCGCTACCTGTGA
- a CDS encoding RecB family exonuclease encodes MSDTATVTTPPGADAPARRRPALSPSRASDFKQCPLLYRFRAVDRLPEVPTRAQLRGTLVHAVLERLFALPAAERVAPRAKELLAPTWTELSAESPEWTELFADGEPGETDKWLASAEKLLDSYFELEDPRRLEPEACELHVEIELGSGVLLRGYIDRVDVAPTGEIRVVDYKTGAAPREIGEAKALFQMKFYALVLWRLRGVVPRQLKLMYLTDGQSLAYTPDEAELVRFERTLEAIWQAILKAGKTGDFRPNKGKLCSWCDHQAHCPEFGGTPPEYPGWPEPDPGEETVLDRAD; translated from the coding sequence ATGTCCGACACCGCAACGGTCACCACCCCTCCCGGGGCCGACGCGCCTGCCCGGAGGCGGCCCGCGTTGTCGCCGTCCCGGGCGAGCGACTTCAAGCAGTGCCCGCTGCTCTACCGGTTCCGCGCGGTCGACCGGCTGCCGGAGGTGCCCACCCGGGCGCAGCTGCGCGGCACGCTCGTCCACGCGGTTCTGGAGCGGCTTTTCGCGCTGCCCGCCGCCGAACGGGTCGCTCCCCGGGCGAAAGAGCTGCTGGCGCCGACGTGGACGGAGCTGTCCGCCGAGAGTCCGGAGTGGACGGAGCTGTTCGCGGACGGCGAACCCGGGGAGACCGACAAGTGGCTGGCCTCGGCCGAAAAGCTGCTGGATTCGTATTTCGAGCTGGAAGATCCGCGCCGGCTGGAGCCGGAGGCGTGCGAGCTGCACGTCGAGATCGAGCTGGGCTCGGGCGTGCTGCTGCGCGGGTACATCGACCGGGTGGATGTCGCGCCGACCGGCGAAATCCGGGTCGTGGACTACAAAACCGGCGCGGCTCCGCGCGAAATCGGCGAGGCCAAAGCACTCTTCCAGATGAAGTTCTACGCGCTGGTGCTGTGGCGCCTGCGCGGGGTCGTCCCGCGGCAGCTGAAGCTGATGTACCTGACCGACGGCCAGTCGCTGGCGTACACGCCGGACGAGGCGGAGCTGGTCCGGTTCGAGCGCACGCTGGAGGCGATCTGGCAGGCGATCCTGAAGGCGGGCAAGACCGGCGATTTCCGGCCGAACAAGGGCAAGCTGTGCTCGTGGTGCGATCACCAGGCGCACTGCCCCGAGTTCGGCGGGACGCCGCCGGAGTATCCGGGCTGGCCCGAGCCGGATCCGGGCGAGGAGACGGTATTGGACCGGGCCGACTGA
- a CDS encoding ParA family protein — MQITSVVNQKGGVGKTSLSVGAAAALAERGRRVLLVDLDPQGHATTEMLGMDEVPADAPSLAKALTKLWKGPIEQLAVPHPRSNLGRGGAFDVIPTSPGMFDLIRRLDQFRVPGWQLARVIQFAHYDHVIIDCPPAQDVLTNNALAASHGILVPVQPDKTSIRALRLLSEQVRYVEQTTGRNPIAWFGIVPGLYRRPISHYAAAALQEMYSFGVPMLSHIPLGVVMNEAAAHGVPVTTFAPETIQAVSFREIAETLDGYLAQNPGPTEVPADDEFVFEDFISEVAVARNVNDNGARKKLYDLMPKRPNRPR, encoded by the coding sequence ATGCAGATCACCTCGGTGGTCAACCAGAAGGGCGGGGTGGGCAAAACCTCGCTGAGCGTGGGCGCGGCGGCGGCCCTCGCCGAACGCGGCAGGCGGGTCCTGCTCGTCGACCTCGACCCGCAGGGGCACGCGACGACCGAGATGCTCGGCATGGACGAGGTCCCCGCCGACGCGCCCAGCCTGGCGAAGGCGCTGACCAAGCTGTGGAAGGGCCCGATCGAGCAGCTGGCCGTCCCGCATCCGCGCAGCAACCTGGGCCGCGGCGGAGCGTTCGACGTGATCCCGACGTCGCCGGGCATGTTCGACCTGATCCGCAGGCTGGACCAGTTCCGGGTGCCCGGCTGGCAGCTGGCGCGCGTGATCCAGTTCGCGCACTACGACCACGTGATCATCGACTGCCCGCCGGCCCAGGACGTGCTGACGAACAACGCGCTCGCCGCGTCGCACGGCATCCTGGTGCCGGTCCAGCCGGACAAGACGAGCATCCGGGCGCTGCGCCTGCTGTCGGAGCAGGTCCGCTACGTCGAGCAGACCACCGGCCGCAACCCCATCGCCTGGTTCGGCATCGTGCCCGGCCTGTACCGCCGCCCGATCTCGCACTACGCCGCGGCCGCGCTGCAGGAGATGTACTCCTTCGGCGTCCCCATGCTGTCGCACATCCCGCTCGGCGTCGTGATGAACGAGGCGGCCGCGCACGGCGTCCCGGTCACCACCTTCGCGCCGGAAACCATCCAGGCGGTGTCGTTCCGGGAAATCGCCGAGACCTTGGACGGGTACCTGGCGCAGAACCCCGGCCCCACGGAGGTTCCGGCGGACGACGAGTTCGTCTTCGAGGACTTCATCTCCGAGGTCGCGGTCGCCCGCAACGTCAACGACAACGGCGCGCGCAAGAAGCTGTACGACCTGATGCCGAAGCGGCCGAACCGCCCGCGCTGA
- a CDS encoding thioesterase family protein: MGDAFFLPLGGERYEATEHTTGPWSPGAQHFGPPSALLVRGLERLESRHPAQLARVTVEILGPAPVGELEQRSWIERPGRTVELVQSELAANGRTVARASGWRIATSDTTDIATDGGPLLPAAEAGSEAAFPDDWLGGYLHAIEWRSVRGAINGPGPAAVWARQRYPLVDGEEPTGLQRLFAIADSGNGVSHFLPAADWWFINSELTVHLRRLPEGEWIGLDAVTLVGAHGIGTATSTLHDRSGPVGTGAQALLVRPRQAGGG; this comes from the coding sequence ATGGGCGACGCGTTCTTCCTCCCGCTGGGCGGCGAGCGGTACGAGGCGACTGAGCACACCACCGGTCCGTGGAGTCCCGGAGCACAGCATTTCGGGCCGCCGTCGGCGCTGCTCGTGCGCGGGCTCGAGCGGCTGGAATCGCGGCATCCGGCGCAGCTGGCCCGGGTCACCGTCGAGATCCTCGGCCCGGCTCCGGTGGGCGAGCTGGAGCAGCGGTCGTGGATCGAACGGCCGGGGCGGACGGTCGAATTGGTCCAGTCCGAGCTGGCGGCGAACGGCCGGACGGTCGCGCGGGCGTCCGGATGGCGGATCGCGACGTCCGACACCACCGACATCGCCACGGACGGCGGTCCGCTGCTGCCCGCGGCCGAGGCGGGCAGCGAAGCGGCCTTCCCGGACGACTGGCTGGGCGGCTACCTGCACGCGATCGAGTGGCGTTCGGTTCGCGGCGCGATCAACGGGCCGGGCCCGGCCGCGGTGTGGGCGCGGCAGCGGTATCCGCTGGTCGACGGCGAGGAGCCGACCGGCCTGCAGCGGCTGTTCGCCATCGCCGACTCCGGCAACGGCGTGTCGCATTTCCTGCCGGCTGCGGACTGGTGGTTCATCAACTCCGAGCTGACCGTGCACCTGCGCCGGCTCCCCGAGGGCGAGTGGATCGGGCTCGACGCGGTCACGCTGGTCGGGGCGCACGGGATCGGGACCGCGACGAGCACGCTGCACGATCGTTCCGGTCCGGTCGGCACCGGAGCGCAGGCTTTGCTGGTGCGTCCGCGACAGGCCGGGGGCGGATGA
- a CDS encoding HAD family phosphatase codes for MTAPSSSDGLAAVLWDMDGTLVDSEKLWDVALYEAAEALGGTLSEEVRMTLVGSNMDATATVLLEQTGRPVTPEAVAETGEWIRRRTAGLFDDALPWRPGAREALAAVRAAGLKSALVTSTERALTELALDTIGRDFFDVTVCGDEVDGQNKPLPRPYLKAAELLGVAPERCVAVEDSPPGAESAESAGCTVLVVPNDVAVPDGPRRVFRTSLAGVGVPELAALLPSL; via the coding sequence GTGACTGCACCGTCCTCTTCGGACGGACTGGCGGCTGTCCTCTGGGACATGGACGGCACCCTCGTCGATTCCGAGAAACTGTGGGACGTCGCGCTGTACGAGGCCGCCGAGGCGCTCGGCGGCACGCTTTCGGAGGAAGTCCGGATGACGCTCGTGGGGTCCAACATGGACGCCACCGCCACCGTGCTGCTGGAGCAGACCGGCCGCCCGGTCACGCCGGAAGCGGTCGCGGAAACGGGGGAGTGGATCCGCCGCCGCACCGCCGGGCTGTTCGACGACGCGCTGCCCTGGCGTCCGGGCGCGCGCGAGGCGCTGGCCGCGGTCCGCGCGGCCGGGCTCAAGTCCGCGCTGGTCACCTCCACCGAACGGGCGCTGACCGAACTCGCGCTCGACACGATCGGGCGGGATTTCTTCGACGTCACGGTCTGCGGCGACGAGGTCGACGGCCAGAACAAACCTCTCCCGCGCCCGTACCTGAAGGCCGCCGAGCTGCTCGGCGTCGCGCCGGAGCGGTGCGTCGCGGTCGAGGACTCGCCGCCGGGCGCGGAGTCGGCGGAAAGCGCTGGTTGCACGGTGCTCGTCGTGCCCAACGACGTCGCCGTCCCGGACGGTCCGCGCCGGGTGTTCCGCACGTCGCTGGCCGGTGTCGGCGTGCCCGAGCTGGCCGCGCTGCTGCCGTCGCTGTGA
- a CDS encoding PAC2 family protein, which produces MSEPVDDTPRPGDPEQDRADAQRPIMILAFEGWNDAGDAASQAIEHLQLTWDATPLAEIEPDDYYDFQVSRPTVKMVDGITRRVEWPTTRLSVCRPEGFDRDLVLVQGPEPNMRWRKFCAEIVEHVQELDVAMVVALGALLADTAHTRPVPVTGTAYDKDTASKYRLEVSNYQGPTGIVGILQDYCVQAGIPAVSIWAAVPHYVSHPPSPKATLALLHKLEDVLDVEIPLGALPEQAEEWQQTVSEMADEDEEISEYVRGLEERGDAETDFTMEEVSGDKIAAEFERYLRRRRPGQDGGFGLR; this is translated from the coding sequence GTGAGTGAGCCTGTCGACGACACCCCGCGGCCCGGCGACCCGGAGCAGGACCGCGCCGATGCCCAACGCCCGATCATGATCCTCGCCTTCGAAGGCTGGAATGACGCAGGCGACGCGGCCAGCCAGGCGATCGAACACCTCCAGCTCACCTGGGACGCGACGCCGCTGGCCGAGATCGAGCCGGACGACTACTACGATTTCCAGGTCAGCCGCCCCACCGTGAAGATGGTCGACGGCATCACCCGGCGGGTCGAATGGCCGACCACGCGGCTGTCGGTGTGCCGCCCCGAGGGCTTCGACCGCGACCTGGTGCTGGTGCAGGGCCCGGAGCCGAACATGCGCTGGCGGAAGTTCTGCGCGGAGATCGTGGAGCACGTCCAGGAACTGGACGTGGCGATGGTGGTCGCGCTCGGCGCCCTGCTGGCCGACACCGCGCACACCCGGCCCGTCCCGGTCACCGGGACGGCCTACGACAAGGACACCGCGAGCAAGTACCGGCTCGAGGTGAGCAACTACCAGGGCCCGACCGGGATCGTCGGGATCCTGCAGGACTACTGCGTGCAGGCGGGCATCCCGGCGGTGTCCATCTGGGCCGCGGTGCCGCACTACGTCTCGCACCCGCCGTCCCCGAAGGCGACGCTGGCGCTGCTGCACAAGCTGGAGGACGTGCTCGACGTCGAGATCCCGCTGGGCGCGCTGCCGGAGCAGGCCGAGGAGTGGCAGCAGACGGTCAGCGAGATGGCCGACGAGGACGAGGAAATCAGCGAGTACGTGCGCGGCCTCGAGGAACGCGGCGACGCCGAGACCGATTTCACCATGGAAGAGGTCTCCGGCGACAAGATCGCCGCCGAGTTCGAGCGCTACCTGCGGCGGCGCCGTCCCGGGCAGGACGGCGGGTTCGGCCTCCGCTGA
- the hisG gene encoding ATP phosphoribosyltransferase encodes MLRVAVPNKGALAAASAEMLSEAGYRKRHDGKDLTVLDPVNEVEFFFLRPKDIAIYVGSGELDLGITGRDLALDSGAPVDEVLALGFGASTFRYAAPAGRDWKPADLQGKRLATSYPRLVRDDLARHGVEAEVIRLDGAVEISIQLGVADAIADVVESGRSLRQHNLVAFGEPICASEAVLLQRAGSEGSRAKSQLAARLQGVVFAQHYMMLDYDCPRDILEQAISITPGLESPTVAPLADEKWVAVRAMVPRKEVNRIMDELAETGAKAVLASDIRSCRL; translated from the coding sequence ATGCTGCGTGTTGCCGTGCCGAACAAGGGAGCCCTCGCCGCCGCGTCGGCGGAGATGCTTTCCGAGGCGGGCTACCGCAAGCGACATGACGGCAAGGACCTGACCGTGCTCGACCCGGTCAACGAGGTCGAGTTCTTCTTCCTCCGCCCCAAGGACATCGCCATCTACGTCGGTTCCGGCGAGCTGGACCTCGGCATCACCGGGCGCGACCTCGCGCTCGATTCCGGGGCCCCGGTCGACGAGGTGCTCGCGCTCGGGTTCGGCGCGTCGACGTTCCGGTACGCCGCCCCCGCCGGACGGGACTGGAAACCGGCCGACCTGCAGGGAAAACGGCTCGCGACGTCGTACCCGCGGCTGGTCCGCGACGACCTCGCGCGGCACGGCGTCGAGGCGGAGGTGATCCGGCTCGACGGCGCGGTGGAGATCTCGATCCAGCTCGGCGTCGCGGACGCGATCGCGGACGTCGTCGAGTCCGGGCGGTCGCTGCGGCAGCACAATCTCGTCGCGTTCGGCGAGCCGATCTGCGCTTCCGAAGCGGTGCTGCTGCAGCGCGCCGGCAGCGAAGGCTCGCGGGCCAAGTCGCAGCTGGCGGCTCGGCTGCAGGGCGTGGTTTTCGCGCAGCACTACATGATGCTCGACTACGACTGCCCGCGGGACATCCTCGAGCAGGCCATTTCGATCACGCCGGGCCTGGAGTCGCCGACGGTGGCGCCGCTGGCGGACGAGAAGTGGGTCGCGGTCCGGGCGATGGTGCCGCGCAAGGAAGTCAACCGGATCATGGACGAACTGGCCGAAACCGGCGCGAAAGCCGTGCTGGCCTCCGACATTCGGTCTTGCCGGTTGTAG